The DNA region AGGCCAGCGGCAACGCCGAAGCCACATCGGGGCAAGACGGGATAAGAAGTAGTAGGATTACGGTGTAAATTTGCCCCCTCTGGGCGATCGCCCGCTTCTTGCCCGGCCGGCAAGCCATCACCGATGTTGTTGTCTCGTCCCGTATGAGTTCTGCCCTTACCGAACTGGCGATCGTTGCGGCCTTGACGGTTGCGAACGGGATTTTTTCAATGTCGGAAATGGCGATCGTCTCGTCCCGCAAGACGCGCCTGCAAAACCGAGCGGAACGGGGCGATCGAGCGGCTCGCGCAGCCCTGGCCCTGGCGGAATCGCCCAACCAGTTTTTATCCACCATCCAGATTGGCATCACCCTGATCGGCATCCTCACGGGGACTTTTGGGGGTGCTTCTTTGTCGGCGGAGTTGCGGCCAATCCTGGAAGCCGTGCCACCATTAGCCCCCATGAGCGGGGCCCTGTCGGTGGTGATCACCGTGGCGGGCATTACTTATCTTTCGTTGGTGGTGGGCGAGCTGGTTCCCAAGCGGTTGGCCCTGGGCAATCCAGAACAGATTGCGGCCAATGTGGCGCTACCGATGCGGTGGTTGTCGCGGATTACGGCTCCGGTGGTCTATTTGTTGAGCCATTCCACGGATCTGATTGTGCGATCGCTTGGAACCACGGTTTCCAGCGAGCCGCAGGTGACGGAAGAAGAAATTAAGCTGCTGTTGCAACAGGGCACGGAAGCGGGCACGGTCGAAGAAGCCGAGCAGGAGATTGTAGAGCGGGTGTTGTCGCTGGGCGATCGGCCCGTCAGCTCCGTGATGACTTCCCGCCGAGAGGTGGTGTGGCTGGATTTGGATGCGCCTTTGCACGAGACGATCGAGCAAATCATCAACAGCCACCACCAGCGATTCCCCGTCTGTCGCGACAGTTTGGATGAAGTCGTTGGGTTCATTCAGGTGAACGACCTGTTGGCCCAAACCCTGATGAATCAGACCCTAAATTTAACGGACTGCCTGCGTCAGCCGTTGATTGTGCCGGAAACCACGGGCACGTTGCGGATTTTGGAGATGTTCCGCGAAACGGGTCTGCATATTGCATTGGTGGTGGATGAATACGGCGTGGTGCAAGGGTTGGTGACGATCAACGACATGCTCGAAGCGATCGTGGGCGACCTGACCGATGTGGATGAGGAAGACACGCCCAAGGTGGTACAGCGGGAGGATGGTTCCTGGCTGGTGGATGGGATGTTGGCGATCGAGCGGATGCGCGATGAATTGGATATGGCTGAACTGCCCGGTGAGCG from Limnothrix sp. FACHB-406 includes:
- a CDS encoding hemolysin family protein, giving the protein MSSALTELAIVAALTVANGIFSMSEMAIVSSRKTRLQNRAERGDRAARAALALAESPNQFLSTIQIGITLIGILTGTFGGASLSAELRPILEAVPPLAPMSGALSVVITVAGITYLSLVVGELVPKRLALGNPEQIAANVALPMRWLSRITAPVVYLLSHSTDLIVRSLGTTVSSEPQVTEEEIKLLLQQGTEAGTVEEAEQEIVERVLSLGDRPVSSVMTSRREVVWLDLDAPLHETIEQIINSHHQRFPVCRDSLDEVVGFIQVNDLLAQTLMNQTLNLTDCLRQPLIVPETTGTLRILEMFRETGLHIALVVDEYGVVQGLVTINDMLEAIVGDLTDVDEEDTPKVVQREDGSWLVDGMLAIERMRDELDMAELPGEREGRYQTVAGFVIASLGHIPKATDTFHWNGFRFEVVDMDGNRVDKILVSKPSTAPSASEPPTAD